A single window of Flavobacterium sp. 140616W15 DNA harbors:
- a CDS encoding pyridoxal-dependent decarboxylase, protein MNTTLQQDLKDIENILEKVKQQGIEFLNNLDTIPTSTSNTITTDRNLNQSGLGALVALDEFNQRLAPLMIASPGPRYLGFVTGGSTPASIVGDWLTTIYDQNTQAVKAQGGVSALIEIETINLLLQLLDLPKSFLGGFVTGATMSNFTSLAVARQWFGKQLGKDFAKNGISDPVTIFSATPHSSSIKCLSMLGIGSQNFTKIKTIEGNKEAIDVADLEKYIKTLNGKPFILISSAATVNTADFDDFVTINELKKKYKFWWHIDAAFGGFAACSPKYKYLLNGWENADSITIDCHKWLNVPYESAFYLIKEEHKILQIETFQNSNAPYLGDPLENFSFLNFLPENSRRLKALPVWFSLLAYGKEGYQDIVENSVDLALQFDAFITGNENFELLAPTRLNNVCFTLSGEHNQEKVNSFLSRLNDTGKVFMTPTVYQNRKGIRASFVNWRTSEKDIEIIVEEMKNTILELKI, encoded by the coding sequence ATGAACACTACACTTCAACAAGATTTAAAAGATATTGAAAATATACTTGAAAAAGTAAAACAACAAGGGATAGAATTTTTGAATAATCTAGATACTATTCCAACTTCAACTTCAAATACAATAACTACCGATAGAAATCTAAATCAATCAGGTTTAGGTGCATTAGTAGCCTTAGATGAATTTAATCAGCGATTAGCTCCCTTAATGATTGCATCGCCAGGGCCAAGATATTTAGGTTTTGTTACAGGCGGGAGTACACCAGCTTCGATAGTTGGCGATTGGTTAACGACAATTTACGATCAAAATACACAAGCAGTAAAAGCACAAGGAGGTGTTTCGGCTTTAATAGAAATTGAGACTATTAATTTATTATTGCAATTGCTTGATTTGCCAAAATCATTCTTAGGCGGATTTGTGACTGGTGCAACTATGTCTAATTTTACCTCTTTGGCAGTGGCAAGACAATGGTTTGGAAAACAACTAGGAAAGGATTTTGCTAAAAATGGAATATCTGATCCAGTCACAATTTTTTCTGCAACCCCTCATTCTTCTTCTATTAAATGCCTCTCGATGTTGGGAATAGGAAGTCAGAATTTCACAAAAATAAAAACTATTGAAGGAAATAAAGAAGCAATAGATGTAGCCGATTTAGAAAAATATATTAAAACTCTAAACGGGAAACCATTTATTCTAATTTCAAGTGCTGCAACGGTTAATACTGCCGATTTTGATGATTTTGTAACCATAAATGAATTGAAGAAGAAGTATAAATTTTGGTGGCATATAGACGCAGCTTTTGGAGGATTTGCAGCTTGTTCTCCTAAATACAAATACTTATTAAACGGATGGGAAAATGCCGATAGTATTACGATCGATTGTCATAAATGGCTAAATGTACCTTATGAAAGTGCTTTTTATTTGATAAAAGAAGAGCATAAGATATTACAGATAGAAACATTTCAAAATTCGAATGCACCGTACTTAGGAGATCCATTAGAGAATTTTAGTTTTTTAAATTTTTTACCCGAAAATTCTAGAAGATTAAAAGCTTTACCAGTTTGGTTTTCTTTATTAGCTTACGGAAAAGAAGGATATCAGGATATAGTCGAGAACAGTGTTGATCTTGCCTTGCAATTTGATGCCTTTATCACAGGGAATGAAAACTTTGAGTTATTAGCTCCAACAAGACTAAATAATGTTTGCTTTACCTTATCGGGAGAACACAATCAGGAAAAGGTAAATTCATTCTTGAGTCGTCTTAATGATACAGGAAAAGTATTTATGACACCTACTGTATATCAAAATCGTAAAGGCATCCGTGCTTCATTTGTGAACTGGAGAACAAGTGAAAAGGATATTGAAATAATCGTAGAAGAAATGAAAAATACAATTCTTGAGTTGAAAATATAA
- a CDS encoding dicarboxylate/amino acid:cation symporter encodes METKKINFIKNYSSILLLLGGIIAGSILGLVFGKDIEIIKPIGDIFLNLLFTAIIPLIFFTITSSIANLEQTEKLGRLFVVMVAVFLVTLLLSAIVMIIAVYLFPIHQNIIVSKVPLENIATGTVGDQIAQLVTTNDFFELLSRKSMLALIIFSFLIGFATLQSGEKGESFKSFLDSGNEVMKQLLNIIMKMAPIGLGAYFAYQVSFYGPQLFGVYAKPLGIYYGACVFYFFVFFSFYALVAGGKRAFVVFWTNNITPALTAIGTCSSIATIPANLKAAEKMGIPAHVRNVVIPLGAPLHKDGSSMSSILKITVLFTMFGKDFTEPSTILMALGITVIVSIVEGGIPNGGYIGEVLAITVYGFPMAEALPVAMILGTLVDPIATLLNANGDVISSMIVSRFSEKTKW; translated from the coding sequence ATGGAGACTAAAAAAATCAATTTTATAAAAAATTACAGTAGTATTCTTTTACTCCTAGGCGGCATTATTGCAGGCAGTATTTTAGGATTAGTCTTTGGTAAAGACATAGAGATTATAAAACCGATAGGAGATATTTTCTTGAATTTACTTTTTACAGCAATTATTCCGCTAATCTTTTTTACAATAACCTCTTCTATTGCTAATTTAGAACAAACAGAAAAGCTAGGTAGGTTATTCGTGGTGATGGTAGCCGTTTTTCTGGTAACACTTCTTCTTTCGGCTATAGTTATGATTATAGCAGTTTATCTTTTTCCAATTCATCAGAACATTATAGTTTCTAAAGTTCCACTTGAAAATATTGCAACAGGAACAGTTGGAGATCAAATTGCACAATTAGTTACAACAAATGATTTCTTCGAATTATTGTCACGAAAAAGCATGTTGGCACTTATTATTTTTTCATTTTTAATTGGATTTGCAACTTTGCAATCGGGAGAAAAAGGAGAAAGTTTTAAGAGTTTCCTAGATTCAGGAAACGAAGTGATGAAACAGTTGTTGAACATTATTATGAAAATGGCTCCAATTGGTTTAGGAGCTTATTTTGCCTATCAGGTTAGTTTTTATGGACCCCAGTTATTTGGGGTTTATGCCAAACCATTGGGGATTTATTATGGAGCTTGTGTGTTCTATTTCTTTGTTTTCTTTAGTTTTTATGCTTTGGTAGCAGGAGGGAAAAGAGCTTTTGTAGTGTTTTGGACAAATAATATAACCCCAGCACTTACAGCTATCGGAACCTGTAGTAGTATTGCAACAATTCCAGCCAATCTTAAAGCAGCTGAAAAAATGGGAATTCCTGCTCACGTTCGTAATGTGGTTATTCCGCTAGGGGCGCCATTGCATAAAGACGGTTCAAGTATGTCATCTATTTTAAAGATTACCGTATTGTTCACCATGTTTGGAAAAGACTTCACAGAACCAAGTACGATACTGATGGCGTTAGGAATTACTGTAATAGTATCAATCGTAGAAGGAGGAATTCCAAACGGAGGGTATATTGGAGAAGTTTTGGCGATAACAGTTTATGGCTTTCCAATGGCAGAAGCTTTGCCAGTGGCAATGATATTGGGAACACTTGTCGATCCAATTGCTACTTTACTAAATGCCAACGGTGATGTGATTTCGTCGATGATAGTTTCCCGATTTTCAGAAAAAACGAAATGGTAG
- a CDS encoding class I SAM-dependent methyltransferase, translating to MKKEELQSIASQLKKPEGEKGIEMANMMHETNINMTLSSIQNLHISQGDIILELGHGNAAHLEYLMEQSTHLKYYGLEMSELMFQEARQINRNYVSQKQAFFSLYEGNVIPFPDTHFNKIFTVNTLYFWKEPVAFLLEIYRVLDKKGIFSLTFAQESFMKKLPFTEFEFELYNTEKVEKLISQTLFKVIKIENQTEKIKSKTGELVDREFATIVLGK from the coding sequence ATGAAAAAAGAAGAATTACAATCGATCGCATCTCAATTAAAAAAACCTGAAGGAGAAAAAGGAATTGAAATGGCAAATATGATGCATGAAACAAACATCAATATGACGCTAAGTTCAATTCAAAATCTGCATATTTCACAAGGGGATATAATACTAGAATTAGGTCATGGTAACGCAGCTCATCTTGAGTATTTAATGGAACAAAGTACTCATTTAAAGTACTACGGACTCGAAATGTCAGAACTCATGTTCCAGGAAGCACGCCAGATCAATAGAAATTATGTTTCTCAAAAACAAGCTTTCTTTTCACTTTATGAAGGAAATGTGATTCCGTTTCCTGATACACATTTCAATAAAATATTTACAGTGAATACGTTATATTTCTGGAAAGAACCTGTAGCGTTTCTTTTGGAAATATACAGAGTGTTGGATAAAAAAGGAATATTTAGCCTAACATTTGCACAAGAAAGTTTTATGAAAAAACTTCCGTTCACTGAGTTTGAATTCGAACTTTATAACACCGAAAAAGTCGAAAAACTGATTAGTCAGACCCTTTTTAAGGTTATCAAGATAGAAAATCAAACTGAAAAAATAAAAAGCAAAACAGGAGAACTCGTTGATAGAGAGTTTGCTACAATTGTTCTGGGGAAATAA
- the metF gene encoding methylenetetrahydrofolate reductase [NAD(P)H]: MKVTKHIEKAKGNTLFSFEIIPPQKGKSIQELYDNIDPLMEFNPPFIDVTTSREEYIYIDKGNGLLDKKLTRMRPGTLGICASIKHKYNVDTVPHVLCGGFTKEETEYLLVDCNYLGIDNVMALRGDAMKDEQYFIPKAGGNDYAVDLVKQISLLNQGKYLHEVMDVDNKADFCIGVAGYPEKHLESPSLQSDLKRLKEKVDAGADYVVTQMFFDNSKYFNFVEKAREMGITIPIIPGIKPIAVQRHLQVLPQIFRIDLPEDLIHEVDKCKNNAEIRQVGIEWAIQQSLELKAAGVPVLHYYSMGKSENIRQIASKVF; encoded by the coding sequence ATGAAAGTAACCAAACATATAGAAAAGGCAAAAGGGAATACATTATTCTCATTCGAAATTATCCCGCCTCAAAAAGGAAAAAGTATTCAGGAATTATACGATAATATTGATCCATTGATGGAATTTAATCCTCCATTTATTGATGTAACAACTTCTCGAGAAGAGTATATTTATATTGATAAAGGAAACGGACTTTTAGATAAGAAACTAACGAGAATGCGTCCAGGTACGTTAGGGATTTGTGCTTCTATAAAACATAAATACAATGTAGATACCGTTCCACATGTTCTTTGTGGAGGATTTACCAAAGAAGAAACGGAGTATCTTTTGGTAGATTGTAACTATTTAGGAATCGATAATGTTATGGCTTTGCGTGGAGATGCCATGAAAGATGAACAATATTTTATTCCAAAAGCGGGAGGAAACGATTATGCTGTAGATTTAGTGAAGCAAATCAGTTTGTTGAATCAAGGGAAATACCTTCATGAGGTAATGGACGTTGATAACAAAGCTGATTTTTGTATTGGTGTTGCTGGTTATCCAGAGAAACATTTGGAATCACCATCATTACAATCTGACTTAAAAAGACTGAAAGAAAAAGTAGATGCTGGAGCAGATTATGTTGTAACTCAGATGTTCTTTGATAATTCTAAGTATTTTAATTTTGTTGAGAAAGCTAGAGAAATGGGAATTACAATTCCTATCATTCCGGGAATTAAGCCAATAGCTGTTCAAAGACATTTACAGGTTTTGCCTCAAATTTTCCGTATCGATTTACCCGAAGATTTAATTCACGAAGTAGATAAATGTAAAAACAATGCAGAGATACGCCAAGTCGGGATCGAATGGGCGATTCAGCAATCATTAGAACTAAAAGCTGCTGGTGTTCCAGTTTTGCATTATTATTCTATGGGGAAATCTGAAAATATTCGTCAAATAGCAAGTAAAGTTTTCTAA
- the metH gene encoding methionine synthase, whose translation MAENRRDLVLAGLEPLIITPTSVFVNIGERTNVTGSRKFLRLIKEEKYDEALDIARQQVEGGAQIIDINMDEGMLDGVQAMTKFLNLIASEPDISRVPIMIDSSKWEIIEAGLKVVQGKSVVNSISLKEGEEAFIHHAKLIKRYGAAAIIMAFDEVGQADNFDRRVEICQRSYDILVNKVGFPPQDIIFDLNIFPVATGMEEHRLNALDFFRGTKWVRDNLPHAHISGGVSNVSFSFRGNDTVREAMHSVFLYHAIKNGMTMGIVNPEMLSIYDDIPKDLLEHVEDVILNRRDDATERLLDFAENVKGEVKSDEKTIQEWRLGTVQERITHSLVKGIDVFIEIDVEEARQAAVKPIEVIEINLMTGMNVVGDLFGSGKMFLPQVVKSARVMKKAVAYLLPYIEASKQAGDKQGNGKILMATVKGDVHDIGKNIVSVVLACNNYEIVDLGVMVPPEKIIAAAIEHNVDIIGLSGLITPSLDEMVYLAKELDKQGIKIPIMIGGATTSRAHTAVKIAPQYRETVIHVNDASRAVTVAGNLLDHNRKIYASDIRADYDAFRETFLNRSRDKNFLTIEQARKNKLQLDWAEYTPIKPKFVGAKVIEVELDVLVPYIDWTPFFRTWELFGKYPAILTDEVVGKEATSVFADAQEMLKVILAEKKLTAKGIYGIFPANQVDDDDIELRDENGKVLEKFLTLRQQSQKTKGAPNIALSDFILPKDSGITDYIGAFCVTTGFGVDEWAAEFEKDLDDYNSIMVKALADRFAEAFAEYLHEEVRKDFWGYDAEESLSTEDLIEENYKGIRPAPGYPACPDHLEKPTIWKLLNVEEEIGVTLTESMAMWPASSVSGYYFGNPKSKYFGLGKIKEDQVVDYAKRRSISTDKAMKWLNPNIAD comes from the coding sequence ATGGCAGAAAATAGAAGAGACCTTGTATTAGCAGGATTAGAACCATTAATTATTACGCCAACAAGTGTTTTTGTAAACATAGGTGAACGTACCAATGTTACGGGTTCAAGAAAATTCCTTCGCTTAATCAAGGAAGAGAAGTATGACGAAGCACTTGATATTGCAAGACAACAAGTAGAAGGAGGAGCACAAATCATCGATATCAATATGGATGAAGGGATGCTTGATGGAGTTCAGGCAATGACAAAATTCCTGAATTTAATAGCATCTGAACCCGATATTTCGAGAGTGCCAATTATGATTGACAGTTCGAAATGGGAAATCATCGAAGCAGGTCTAAAAGTAGTACAAGGAAAAAGTGTTGTAAACTCAATCTCTTTGAAAGAAGGCGAAGAAGCCTTTATTCACCATGCCAAATTAATTAAACGATACGGTGCGGCGGCTATTATCATGGCGTTTGACGAAGTAGGTCAGGCAGATAATTTTGATCGAAGAGTCGAAATTTGTCAGCGTTCGTATGATATTTTGGTTAACAAAGTTGGTTTTCCTCCACAGGATATTATTTTCGATTTAAATATTTTCCCAGTTGCAACTGGAATGGAAGAGCACCGCTTAAATGCGTTGGACTTTTTTAGAGGGACAAAATGGGTTCGTGATAACTTGCCACATGCACATATTAGTGGTGGAGTAAGTAATGTTTCGTTCTCTTTTAGAGGAAACGATACCGTTCGTGAAGCGATGCACTCGGTGTTTTTATACCACGCAATCAAGAACGGAATGACAATGGGAATTGTAAATCCGGAGATGCTTTCGATTTATGATGATATCCCTAAAGATTTATTAGAACACGTTGAAGATGTAATCCTGAACAGACGTGATGATGCTACAGAGCGTTTATTAGATTTTGCCGAGAATGTAAAAGGCGAAGTTAAATCAGATGAAAAGACAATTCAGGAATGGCGGTTAGGAACGGTTCAAGAGCGTATTACCCATTCATTAGTAAAAGGGATTGATGTCTTTATAGAAATAGATGTTGAAGAAGCTCGCCAAGCGGCGGTAAAACCTATTGAAGTTATTGAAATTAACTTAATGACAGGAATGAATGTCGTAGGGGATTTATTTGGAAGTGGAAAAATGTTCTTGCCTCAGGTAGTAAAATCGGCACGTGTAATGAAAAAAGCCGTTGCGTATTTGTTACCCTACATTGAAGCCAGTAAACAGGCCGGCGACAAGCAAGGGAATGGAAAAATTTTGATGGCAACTGTAAAAGGTGACGTTCACGATATTGGTAAAAATATTGTTTCGGTAGTATTGGCTTGTAACAATTATGAGATTGTAGATCTTGGTGTTATGGTGCCTCCAGAAAAAATTATAGCTGCTGCTATAGAACATAATGTTGATATTATTGGTTTAAGCGGATTAATAACCCCTTCGCTTGACGAAATGGTGTATTTAGCAAAAGAGTTAGACAAACAAGGAATTAAAATACCGATTATGATTGGTGGAGCAACGACTTCGCGTGCGCATACAGCCGTGAAAATTGCACCGCAATATAGAGAAACTGTAATTCACGTAAACGATGCTTCGAGAGCCGTAACAGTTGCAGGAAATTTGTTAGATCATAACCGTAAAATATATGCTAGTGATATTCGTGCTGATTATGATGCGTTTAGAGAAACGTTTTTAAATCGTTCAAGAGATAAAAACTTCCTGACGATAGAGCAAGCACGTAAAAACAAATTACAATTGGATTGGGCTGAATATACGCCAATCAAACCAAAATTTGTTGGAGCAAAAGTAATCGAAGTAGAGTTAGATGTTCTGGTTCCGTATATCGACTGGACACCATTTTTTAGAACATGGGAATTGTTCGGTAAATATCCAGCAATCTTAACCGATGAGGTTGTGGGTAAAGAAGCCACTTCTGTTTTTGCAGATGCTCAGGAAATGTTGAAAGTAATTTTGGCAGAGAAAAAACTGACCGCTAAAGGTATCTATGGAATTTTTCCTGCTAATCAGGTAGATGATGATGATATCGAATTGCGTGATGAAAACGGAAAAGTGTTGGAGAAATTTTTAACACTTCGTCAGCAATCACAAAAAACAAAAGGAGCACCAAATATAGCATTGTCTGATTTTATTTTGCCAAAAGATAGCGGAATTACAGATTATATTGGAGCGTTTTGTGTAACAACAGGTTTTGGTGTTGACGAATGGGCAGCTGAATTCGAAAAAGATTTAGACGATTACAACTCGATTATGGTAAAAGCATTAGCCGATCGTTTTGCTGAGGCTTTCGCCGAATATTTACATGAAGAAGTTCGTAAAGATTTCTGGGGCTACGATGCCGAAGAATCCTTGTCAACTGAAGATTTAATCGAAGAAAATTATAAAGGGATTCGTCCTGCGCCAGGATATCCTGCTTGTCCAGATCACTTAGAGAAACCTACAATCTGGAAACTCTTAAATGTAGAAGAAGAAATAGGAGTAACCTTGACCGAAAGTATGGCAATGTGGCCTGCATCATCGGTATCAGGATATTATTTCGGAAATCCAAAAAGTAAATATTTTGGACTAGGAAAAATAAAAGAAGACCAAGTTGTAGATTATGCCAAACGCCGAAGTATTTCAACTGATAAAGCCATGAAATGGCTAAATCCTAATATAGCAGACTAA
- a CDS encoding homocysteine S-methyltransferase family protein, which yields MSTIQEAIKKNILILDGAMGTMLQRYNFSEEDFRGERFKDFPHPLKGNNDLLSITQPQAIRDVHAAYYEAGADIVETNTFSGTTIGMADYFLEEYVYELNYESAKLARAVADEFTAKNPDKPRFVAGSIGPTNRTASMSPDVNDPGYRAVTFDDLRIAYKQQVEALMDGGCDLLLVETIFDTLNAKAALFAIEEVKEERNIEIPIMVSGTITDASGRTLSGQTVEAFLISVSHIPLLSVGFNCALGADLLKPYLKTLAQHTSFNVSAHPNAGLPNAFGQYDETPEQTQAFIKEYLEDNLINIIGGCCGTTPDHIRLIAEVAKDYKPRVAPVFV from the coding sequence ATGTCAACAATTCAAGAAGCAATAAAAAAAAATATTCTAATCCTAGATGGAGCAATGGGAACCATGTTGCAACGCTATAATTTCTCAGAGGAAGATTTTCGAGGAGAGCGTTTCAAAGATTTTCCACATCCCCTAAAAGGAAATAACGATTTACTATCCATAACACAACCACAAGCAATTCGCGATGTCCACGCCGCTTACTATGAAGCGGGTGCCGACATCGTAGAGACAAACACATTCTCGGGAACAACAATCGGTATGGCCGATTATTTCCTAGAGGAGTACGTTTACGAATTAAACTACGAGTCTGCTAAACTTGCAAGAGCAGTAGCTGATGAGTTTACAGCCAAAAATCCAGACAAACCACGTTTTGTTGCAGGTTCAATCGGGCCAACAAACCGTACAGCGAGTATGTCACCAGATGTAAACGATCCGGGTTACAGAGCCGTAACGTTTGATGATTTACGTATTGCCTACAAACAACAAGTAGAAGCCTTAATGGATGGAGGTTGTGATTTATTATTGGTAGAAACCATCTTTGATACCTTAAATGCTAAAGCAGCACTTTTTGCAATCGAAGAAGTAAAAGAAGAACGTAATATTGAAATTCCAATCATGGTTTCAGGAACCATTACCGATGCTTCAGGAAGAACACTTTCTGGGCAAACGGTAGAAGCTTTCTTGATTTCAGTATCACATATTCCGTTATTAAGCGTAGGATTTAATTGTGCTCTAGGAGCCGATTTGTTGAAACCTTACCTTAAAACATTAGCACAACATACGAGCTTTAATGTTTCGGCTCACCCCAATGCAGGATTACCAAACGCATTCGGGCAATATGACGAAACACCAGAACAAACACAAGCATTCATAAAAGAATATTTAGAGGATAATTTAATAAATATCATCGGAGGTTGTTGCGGAACAACTCCAGATCATATCAGGTTAATTGCTGAAGTGGCGAAGGATTATAAGCCGAGAGTAGCACCTGTTTTTGTGTAA
- a CDS encoding type II toxin-antitoxin system RelE/ParE family toxin, with protein sequence MALKLIWTSQAIKGFDKVIDYLEANWTAKEILNLENKIKQVINQISLNPEQFPKSIKSESLHKAIIDKNNYLVYRVNKESNCIEIINFRGTKQKGKH encoded by the coding sequence ATGGCATTAAAATTAATCTGGACTTCACAAGCTATAAAAGGATTTGATAAGGTTATTGATTATTTGGAAGCGAATTGGACAGCAAAAGAAATTTTGAATTTAGAAAATAAAATTAAACAGGTTATTAATCAAATTAGCCTTAATCCAGAACAATTTCCAAAATCAATAAAAAGCGAATCTTTGCATAAAGCAATTATAGACAAAAATAATTACTTAGTTTATAGAGTAAATAAGGAATCCAATTGTATTGAGATTATCAATTTTAGAGGAACTAAACAAAAGGGGAAACACTAA
- a CDS encoding NAD(P)/FAD-dependent oxidoreductase, with protein sequence MIKTDILIIGAGPTGLFAVFEAGLLKLKCHILDALPQAGGQLSELYPKKPIYDIPGFPEVLAGDLIDNLQEQIKQFEPGYTLGERAETIEKQEDGSFIVTSNKGTRFHAPVIAIAGGLGSFEPRKPLIEDIEFYENKGVKYFIKNPEKFRDKRVVIAGGGDSALDWSIFLANVASEVTLIHRRNEFRGALDSVEKVQELKTAGKIKLITPAEVIGINGAEHIESLVIEENGATRIIQTDYFIPLFGLTPKLGPIGDWGLEIEKNAIKVNNALDYQTNIPGIFAIGDVNTYPGKLKLILCGFHEATLMCQAAYQIINPGKKYVLKYTTVSGVDGFDGTRKEAPKAVVKAIV encoded by the coding sequence ATGATTAAAACAGACATACTTATAATAGGAGCCGGACCAACTGGTTTATTTGCCGTTTTCGAGGCAGGATTATTAAAATTAAAATGCCATATACTAGATGCTTTACCACAAGCAGGTGGGCAACTTTCAGAATTATATCCAAAGAAACCTATCTATGATATCCCTGGTTTTCCAGAAGTATTAGCAGGAGATTTAATTGATAACCTACAAGAGCAAATTAAACAATTTGAACCAGGTTATACTTTAGGAGAACGTGCTGAAACAATCGAGAAACAAGAAGATGGAAGTTTTATTGTGACCTCAAATAAAGGAACTAGATTTCATGCGCCAGTTATTGCTATTGCAGGAGGTTTAGGAAGTTTTGAGCCACGTAAGCCACTTATTGAAGATATTGAGTTTTATGAAAATAAAGGAGTAAAATACTTTATCAAAAATCCTGAAAAATTCAGAGACAAAAGAGTTGTTATTGCAGGAGGAGGAGATTCAGCTTTAGATTGGAGTATTTTCCTTGCAAATGTAGCTTCAGAAGTAACTTTAATTCACCGTAGAAATGAATTTAGAGGAGCTTTAGATTCTGTAGAAAAAGTACAAGAATTAAAAACGGCTGGAAAAATTAAATTAATTACACCAGCAGAAGTTATCGGAATCAATGGTGCTGAGCATATTGAGTCGCTTGTTATCGAAGAAAACGGAGCAACTCGTATAATTCAAACAGATTATTTTATTCCACTTTTCGGATTAACACCAAAGTTAGGACCAATCGGAGACTGGGGATTAGAAATCGAGAAAAATGCAATTAAAGTAAATAATGCATTAGATTACCAAACTAATATTCCAGGAATCTTTGCAATTGGAGACGTAAATACCTACCCAGGAAAATTAAAATTGATACTTTGTGGATTCCACGAAGCAACTTTAATGTGTCAGGCTGCATACCAAATTATCAATCCAGGTAAAAAATATGTGCTTAAATATACAACTGTTTCAGGAGTAGACGGATTTGACGGAACTCGTAAAGAGGCTCCAAAAGCTGTTGTTAAGGCGATTGTCTAA
- a CDS encoding bifunctional precorrin-2 dehydrogenase/sirohydrochlorin ferrochelatase: protein MERNELYPIFLKLHKLNVLIVGGGNVGLEKLSFLLKSSPNANVEVVATTFLPEIEILAEKYNLTLTKAKFKKKMLKKRHMVIACTDDLLVNKRIYDLSQERYLICNIADTPELCDYYLGGIVTKGNVKIAISTNGKSPTTAKRLREFFEEVIPEDINKMVENLNEYRKTLKGNFEDKVKRMNEITASLKNKE, encoded by the coding sequence ATGGAAAGAAACGAATTGTATCCAATATTTTTAAAACTGCATAAGCTTAATGTGCTTATTGTTGGTGGCGGAAATGTAGGATTAGAAAAACTTTCTTTTCTGTTAAAATCTAGTCCCAATGCTAATGTTGAGGTTGTTGCAACTACCTTTTTGCCTGAAATTGAAATCTTGGCAGAGAAGTATAATCTGACGCTAACAAAAGCTAAGTTCAAGAAAAAGATGTTAAAGAAGCGGCATATGGTTATTGCTTGTACTGATGATTTATTGGTAAATAAAAGGATTTATGATCTATCGCAAGAGAGATACCTCATTTGCAATATTGCCGATACACCTGAATTATGTGATTATTATTTAGGCGGAATCGTAACTAAAGGAAATGTAAAAATTGCTATTTCGACAAATGGTAAGTCACCAACAACAGCCAAAAGGCTTCGAGAATTTTTTGAAGAAGTTATTCCTGAAGATATTAATAAAATGGTCGAAAACCTCAATGAATACAGGAAAACACTAAAAGGTAACTTTGAAGATAAGGTTAAAAGGATGAACGAAATTACCGCTTCATTGAAAAATAAAGAGTAA
- the cobA gene encoding uroporphyrinogen-III C-methyltransferase: MLNTVKPKVTLVGAGPGDPDLMTLKGVKALAEANVVLYDALANEEILEYAPKNAIRIFVGKRIANHAYTQDQINQLIVDNALTYGNVVRLKGGDPFVFGRGSEEIEYVESFGIPTFVVPGISSVIAVPANLGISITKRGVSESFWAITGTTSDRKLSSDVALAAQSSATVVILMGMSKLAQIVALFQKESKGETPIAIIQNGTTPDEKVGIGTINTIQEIATENKLGSPAIIIIGEVVRESTKLKGFYEEFILSKIA, translated from the coding sequence ATGCTTAATACAGTAAAACCCAAGGTAACTTTAGTCGGAGCAGGCCCGGGAGACCCGGATTTGATGACTTTAAAAGGTGTAAAAGCACTTGCTGAAGCAAATGTGGTTTTGTATGATGCTTTGGCAAATGAAGAAATCTTAGAATATGCGCCTAAAAATGCGATTCGAATTTTTGTTGGCAAGCGAATAGCAAATCACGCCTATACACAAGACCAGATCAACCAATTAATAGTTGATAATGCATTGACTTATGGAAATGTGGTACGTTTAAAAGGAGGAGATCCGTTTGTATTTGGTCGTGGAAGCGAAGAAATAGAATATGTGGAGAGTTTCGGAATACCTACATTTGTGGTGCCTGGAATATCATCGGTCATTGCAGTTCCTGCTAATTTGGGAATTTCGATAACCAAAAGAGGAGTTTCTGAGAGTTTTTGGGCTATTACAGGAACAACTTCAGATAGAAAACTATCTTCGGATGTTGCACTTGCTGCTCAATCTTCTGCCACAGTAGTTATTTTGATGGGAATGAGTAAGCTGGCACAGATAGTTGCTTTGTTTCAAAAAGAATCGAAAGGAGAAACTCCAATTGCGATTATTCAAAACGGAACAACTCCGGATGAGAAAGTCGGAATTGGAACTATAAATACAATTCAGGAAATTGCTACAGAAAATAAATTAGGTTCGCCAGCGATTATTATCATTGGAGAAGTAGTTAGAGAAAGTACTAAGTTAAAAGGGTTTTACGAGGAATTTATTTTAAGTAAGATCGCATAA